One genomic region from Amycolatopsis sp. FBCC-B4732 encodes:
- a CDS encoding methyltransferase: MTTSAEPVRPGPLAARTVLTAPRLLRLPGVYRPQEDTALLAAAIADLAITPGARALDLCTGTGAQAIALARRGARTVLAVDLSRRALASARLNALVRQAAVRPCRGDLATALSRGPFDVVVANPPYVPAPAATVRATRGWDAGPDGRAVLDPLCAVAGSLLRPGGTLLLVQSALSDVDKSREMLAAQGLRTSVDRRAWIPFGPVLSGRTEFLEAAGLIAPGQRTEELVVLRAVR; the protein is encoded by the coding sequence ATGACCACGTCGGCGGAACCCGTCCGCCCGGGCCCCTTGGCCGCCCGGACCGTCCTCACCGCGCCGCGATTGCTGCGCCTGCCCGGCGTCTACCGCCCGCAGGAGGACACCGCCCTGCTCGCCGCCGCGATCGCCGACCTGGCCATCACGCCCGGCGCACGGGCCCTCGACCTGTGCACCGGCACCGGCGCGCAGGCGATCGCGCTGGCCCGTCGCGGCGCGAGAACCGTGCTGGCCGTGGACCTTTCGCGCCGCGCGCTGGCTTCGGCCCGGCTCAACGCGCTGGTCCGCCAAGCCGCGGTGCGCCCGTGCCGGGGAGACCTGGCGACGGCGCTGAGCCGGGGCCCGTTCGACGTCGTGGTCGCGAACCCGCCGTACGTCCCGGCCCCGGCCGCGACGGTCCGCGCCACCCGCGGCTGGGACGCCGGGCCGGACGGGCGCGCGGTCCTGGACCCGCTGTGCGCGGTAGCGGGCTCGCTCCTGCGTCCCGGTGGCACGTTGCTCCTCGTCCAATCCGCACTGTCCGATGTGGACAAGTCGCGGGAAATGCTGGCGGCGCAGGGTTTGCGGACGTCGGTGGACCGGCGTGCGTGGATCCCGTTCGGACCGGTCCTTTCCGGACGGACGGAGTTCCTCGAAGCGGCCGGCCTGATCGCACCCGGCCAGCGGACGG
- a CDS encoding acetyl-CoA carboxylase biotin carboxylase subunit family protein, with translation MGINIFVIGLDEENQRVLERLPWAGSYEFHGLLTPEELQHGDIDFEALLKTAQHELDAFDGDVGAIASYWDFPAATLVPILCARYDLPSVSLEAVLKCEHKYWSRLEQRKVIDELPGFGIVDLDGERPSPPAGVGFPMWLKPAKSFSSELVFKAENEAEFADAVAEIRDGVGRVGEPFGYVLDQVQLPPEIADVGGAACLAEEALHGVRAAVEGYVYRGEVIVYGALDSVNYPDSSSFLRHQYPSQLGEEPVRRMWDVAERVMRQLGFDNGTFSIEFFCDPESGQVALLEINPRHSQSHAELFEFVDGVANHEIMVRLGLGQDPGRRATKGRYQIAGKWYLRRFSDGVVTRVPTPAEVAAVEERVDGTQITIVPEAGQRLSDLPEQDSYSFELAQLFIAAHTEHEMAEKYQACVDALPFEFE, from the coding sequence ATGGGTATCAACATCTTCGTGATCGGCCTGGACGAGGAGAACCAGCGGGTGCTGGAGCGCCTGCCGTGGGCGGGGAGCTACGAGTTCCACGGCCTGCTGACCCCCGAGGAACTGCAGCACGGGGACATCGACTTCGAAGCGCTGCTGAAGACCGCGCAACACGAACTGGACGCCTTCGACGGCGACGTCGGCGCCATCGCCAGCTACTGGGACTTCCCGGCGGCGACCCTCGTGCCGATCCTGTGCGCCCGGTACGACCTGCCCAGCGTGTCGCTGGAGGCGGTGCTCAAGTGCGAGCACAAGTACTGGAGCCGCCTGGAACAGCGGAAGGTGATCGACGAGCTGCCCGGCTTCGGCATCGTCGACCTCGACGGCGAACGCCCGTCGCCGCCGGCGGGCGTCGGGTTCCCGATGTGGCTCAAGCCGGCCAAGTCGTTCTCCTCGGAGCTGGTCTTCAAGGCGGAGAACGAAGCCGAATTCGCCGACGCGGTCGCCGAGATCCGGGACGGCGTCGGGCGGGTGGGGGAGCCGTTCGGCTACGTGCTCGACCAGGTGCAGCTGCCGCCGGAGATCGCCGACGTCGGCGGCGCGGCGTGCCTGGCCGAAGAGGCGCTGCACGGCGTCCGGGCGGCCGTCGAAGGCTACGTGTACCGCGGCGAGGTCATCGTCTACGGCGCCCTCGACTCGGTCAACTACCCGGACAGCTCGTCGTTCCTGCGCCACCAGTACCCGTCCCAGCTGGGCGAGGAGCCGGTGCGGCGGATGTGGGACGTCGCCGAGCGCGTGATGAGACAGCTCGGCTTCGACAACGGCACCTTCAGCATCGAATTCTTCTGCGACCCCGAGTCGGGCCAGGTGGCCCTGCTCGAGATCAACCCGCGGCACTCCCAGTCGCACGCCGAGCTGTTCGAGTTCGTCGACGGGGTCGCCAACCACGAGATCATGGTGCGGCTCGGCCTCGGCCAGGACCCGGGCCGCCGGGCCACCAAGGGCAGGTACCAGATCGCCGGGAAGTGGTACCTGCGCCGGTTCTCCGACGGCGTCGTGACGCGCGTGCCGACGCCGGCGGAGGTCGCGGCGGTCGAGGAGCGCGTCGACGGCACGCAGATCACGATCGTGCCCGAAGCGGGGCAGCGGCTTTCGGACCTGCCGGAGCAGGACAGCTACAGCTTCGAACTGGCGCAGCTGTTCATCGCGGCGCACACCGAGCACGAGATGGCCGAGAAGTACCAGGCCTGCGTGGACGCGCTGCCGTTCGAGTTCGAGTAA
- a CDS encoding FAD-dependent oxidoreductase: MVALPEPLSLWVETAPAPDRTGVPVPESADVAVLGAGIAGLTTALLLSRAGRSVVVLEADRVAAGVSGHTTAKVSAQHGAKYADLKSRHGAGAARTYAAAQTAATEWIAATSAELGIDCGFTRADSYVYTTRGKTVDSLRREAHAAAAAGLPASFTEDVALDVPALGAVRTTGQAHFHPRRWLLGLAAEVERAGGTVVENARATAVHGQTVRTSRGDVAAGEVVVATHYPVLDRGLYFARLEPVRDLVVAGPAAGNAPPSGMFLDADTHHSVRGHTEQGTPMVIAGGEHYRVGAHVHVERRYQRLAAWADEHAGLHRVTHRWSAHDLSTVDLLPYVGRYLPGTKNLWVATGFGQWGMTGGTAAGHVLAARILGEEHPAADLFDPNRFDPRSALSLAQDNLTVAKYLVGDHVAALWRSEKLDDLRPGEAEVVRVGGELVAAHRDEAGRLHTVGAHCTHLGCLVSFNDAERTWDCPCHGSRFGVDGEVVQGPAVRPLRRGPD; this comes from the coding sequence ATGGTTGCCCTGCCCGAACCGCTTTCGCTGTGGGTCGAGACCGCGCCCGCCCCCGACCGCACCGGCGTCCCGGTGCCGGAATCCGCCGACGTGGCGGTGCTCGGCGCGGGCATCGCCGGCCTCACGACGGCGCTGCTGCTCTCGCGGGCGGGCCGCTCGGTCGTCGTGCTGGAAGCCGACCGCGTCGCCGCCGGGGTTTCCGGCCACACCACCGCGAAAGTGAGCGCGCAGCACGGCGCGAAGTACGCGGACCTCAAATCCCGTCACGGCGCCGGAGCCGCGCGGACCTACGCCGCGGCCCAGACGGCGGCCACCGAGTGGATCGCCGCCACGTCGGCCGAGCTCGGGATCGACTGCGGGTTCACCCGCGCCGACAGCTACGTCTACACCACGCGCGGGAAGACCGTGGACTCGCTCAGGCGGGAAGCCCACGCGGCCGCCGCGGCCGGGCTGCCGGCGTCGTTCACCGAGGACGTCGCGCTCGACGTGCCCGCGCTCGGCGCCGTCCGCACCACCGGGCAGGCGCACTTCCACCCGCGCCGCTGGCTGCTCGGGCTGGCCGCCGAGGTCGAGCGGGCCGGCGGCACCGTCGTCGAGAACGCCCGAGCGACCGCGGTGCACGGGCAGACCGTCCGGACCTCGCGCGGCGACGTCGCGGCGGGCGAAGTCGTCGTCGCCACCCACTACCCCGTGCTCGACCGCGGCCTCTACTTCGCCCGGCTCGAACCGGTGCGCGACCTCGTCGTCGCGGGCCCGGCGGCCGGGAACGCCCCGCCGTCGGGCATGTTCCTCGACGCCGACACGCACCACTCCGTGCGCGGCCACACCGAGCAGGGCACGCCGATGGTGATCGCGGGCGGCGAGCACTACCGCGTGGGCGCGCACGTCCACGTCGAACGCCGGTACCAGCGGCTGGCGGCCTGGGCGGACGAGCACGCCGGCCTGCACCGTGTGACCCACCGGTGGTCCGCGCACGATCTGTCCACTGTGGACCTGCTGCCGTACGTCGGGCGCTACCTGCCGGGGACGAAGAACCTGTGGGTGGCCACCGGGTTCGGCCAGTGGGGCATGACCGGCGGCACGGCGGCCGGGCACGTGCTGGCCGCGCGGATCCTCGGCGAGGAGCACCCGGCCGCGGACCTGTTCGACCCCAACCGCTTCGACCCGCGTTCGGCGCTCAGCCTCGCCCAGGACAACCTCACGGTGGCGAAGTACCTGGTCGGCGACCACGTGGCGGCGCTGTGGCGGTCGGAGAAGCTCGACGACCTCCGGCCCGGCGAGGCCGAAGTCGTGCGCGTGGGCGGCGAGCTCGTCGCCGCCCACCGCGACGAAGCCGGCCGGCTGCACACCGTCGGCGCGCACTGCACCCACCTCGGCTGCCTGGTTTCCTTCAACGACGCGGAACGGACGTGGGACTGCCCCTGCCACGGCTCCCGCTTCGGCGTCGACGGCGAAGTCGTGCAAGGCCCCGCGGTCCGTCCGCTGCGGCGCGGGCCCGACTGA
- a CDS encoding SDR family NAD(P)-dependent oxidoreductase, with translation MTTATKPWAVVTGASGGIGLEPAKQFARHDSDLLLAAAAADEVRACGTRVEAVRTDLADAAGVGELVRHVAGRRVEAPAVNAGVGSNGEFAEDALREDQLTVVDLDVRSAVHLTKRTVPAMIGRSNEIAEAGFEALRAGEGKVVPGAAKNKLQSAASRVLPDEVEAKQQGKMIRPGSAEE, from the coding sequence ATGACCACCGCAACCAAGCCATGGGCCGTCGTCACCGGCGCGTCCGGCGGGATCGGGCTCGAGCCGGCGAAGCAGTTCGCCCGGCACGATTCCGACCTCCTGCTCGCCGCCGCGGCCGCCGACGAGGTCCGCGCCTGCGGCACCCGGGTCGAGGCGGTCCGGACCGACCTCGCCGACGCGGCCGGGGTCGGAGAACTCGTCCGGCACGTGGCCGGCCGCCGGGTCGAGGCACCGGCCGTCAACGCGGGCGTCGGCAGCAACGGCGAATTCGCCGAGGACGCGCTGCGGGAAGACCAGCTCACCGTCGTCGACCTCGACGTCCGCTCGGCCGTGCACCTGACCAAGCGGACAGTGCCGGCGATGATCGGCCGCAGCAACGAGATCGCCGAAGCGGGGTTCGAAGCCCTGAGGGCAGGCGAGGGCAAGGTCGTGCCCGGTGCGGCGAAGAACAAGCTTCAGTCCGCGGCCTCCCGGGTGCTGCCGGACGAAGTCGAAGCCAAGCAGCAGGGCAAGATGATCCGGCCCGGATCGGCGGAGGAATGA
- a CDS encoding DNA topoisomerase IB produces MGRTRLRRSDLRGPGIRRIRRGRGFSYAHPDGSPVTDEELLARIKDLVIPPAWRDVWICPHPNGHVQAVGTDDAGRRQYLYHEQWRRDRDEEKHDRVLAMARRLPGWRESVEADLAGRGLTRKRVLAAALRMLDRGIFRTGGEEYAEENGTHGVATLLRAHAAVRGDECRFCYVAKGGLDREVAIRDAALASVVKSLLRSRSGSDRLLAYREGGTWHEVHAADINERFKELAGNDCSAKDLRTWTATVLAAAAFAAADPPTSETARKRAEAGVMREVSRALGNTPAVCRASYVDPRLVAAYRDERTIAPALKRAARLEGDDARAVLEKACARLLKAS; encoded by the coding sequence ATGGGACGCACCCGACTCCGGCGCAGCGATCTGCGCGGCCCCGGCATCCGGCGGATCCGCCGCGGCCGGGGGTTCTCCTACGCACACCCCGACGGTTCACCGGTCACCGACGAGGAGCTGCTGGCGCGGATCAAGGACCTCGTCATCCCGCCGGCCTGGCGGGACGTGTGGATCTGCCCGCACCCGAACGGGCACGTCCAGGCGGTCGGCACCGACGACGCCGGGCGGCGCCAGTACCTCTACCACGAGCAGTGGCGACGTGACCGGGACGAGGAGAAGCACGACCGCGTCCTGGCGATGGCCCGGCGGCTGCCCGGGTGGCGGGAGTCGGTGGAGGCCGACCTGGCCGGGCGCGGCCTCACCAGGAAGCGGGTGCTGGCGGCGGCGCTGCGCATGCTCGACCGGGGGATCTTCCGCACCGGCGGCGAGGAGTACGCGGAGGAGAACGGTACCCACGGCGTCGCGACGCTGCTGCGTGCGCACGCGGCCGTCCGCGGCGACGAATGCCGCTTCTGCTACGTCGCCAAGGGCGGCCTCGACCGCGAGGTGGCGATCCGCGACGCGGCGCTGGCCTCGGTGGTGAAGTCCCTCCTGCGCAGCCGGTCCGGGAGCGACCGGCTGCTCGCCTACCGCGAGGGCGGCACCTGGCACGAGGTGCACGCGGCCGACATCAACGAGCGGTTCAAGGAGCTGGCCGGCAACGACTGCTCGGCCAAGGACCTGCGCACGTGGACGGCGACGGTCCTGGCGGCGGCCGCGTTCGCCGCGGCCGACCCGCCGACGTCCGAGACCGCCCGCAAACGCGCGGAAGCCGGGGTGATGCGGGAGGTCTCCCGGGCGCTCGGCAACACGCCCGCGGTCTGCCGGGCGTCCTATGTGGACCCCCGGCTGGTGGCGGCGTACCGCGACGAGCGCACCATCGCACCGGCGTTGAAGCGGGCGGCCCGGCTGGAGGGTGACGACGCGCGCGCGGTGCTGGAGAAGGCGTGCGCGCGGTTGCTCAAAGCATCGTGA
- a CDS encoding VOC family protein: protein MAARITGLVLDCHDPDRLAEFWCAVLSYEVIGHEPDGLELGLPGAALGDGPPTLVLARTDDPRRGKLPLHVDVNPVGGDQEAELERLLALGARPADVGQDGTESWVVLQDPEGNEFCLLRKELGTA, encoded by the coding sequence ATGGCCGCCCGGATCACCGGACTGGTGCTCGACTGCCACGACCCCGACCGGCTGGCGGAGTTCTGGTGCGCGGTGCTCAGTTACGAGGTGATCGGGCACGAGCCGGACGGCCTCGAGCTGGGCCTGCCCGGTGCCGCACTGGGCGACGGACCCCCGACGCTGGTGCTGGCCCGCACGGACGACCCCCGCCGCGGCAAGCTGCCGCTGCACGTGGACGTGAACCCGGTGGGCGGCGACCAGGAGGCGGAGCTGGAGCGGCTGCTCGCGCTGGGCGCGCGCCCGGCGGACGTCGGGCAGGACGGCACGGAGTCGTGGGTGGTGCTGCAGGACCCGGAGGGCAACGAGTTCTGCTTGCTGCGCAAGGAGCTGGGTACGGCTTGA
- a CDS encoding YihY/virulence factor BrkB family protein — protein MPPPTEQEVAMVARREREPEGPGELSKRSWGAVLKRTVKQFGRDNLTDWAAALTYYGVLSLFPGVIVLTALLGLLGPDKIQAVIDNVGQVVPGQGKDVLIGAIKELAGSRGLAGPLAIIGLLGALWSASGYVGAFMRASNAIYGMPEGRPVWKVVPIRVLLTIGIVVLLALCALGVVATGSVARRLGDLVGLGSTGVLVWEIAKWPVIALLVSVAFALLYWVGPNVRQPGFKWLTPGGLLAVLLWVPASAGFALYVANFGSYNKTYGSLAGVIVFLVWLWISNLAVLLGAELDAELARGRSIEAGREEDQEEPFLPPRDTKAMDEDEAADVARETERS, from the coding sequence ATGCCACCGCCGACCGAGCAGGAGGTGGCGATGGTGGCCAGGCGTGAGAGAGAACCCGAAGGACCGGGGGAGCTGTCCAAGCGCTCGTGGGGCGCGGTCCTCAAGCGCACGGTCAAGCAGTTCGGGCGCGACAACCTGACCGACTGGGCCGCCGCGCTGACCTACTACGGCGTGCTGTCGCTGTTCCCCGGCGTCATCGTGCTCACGGCGCTGCTCGGCCTGCTCGGCCCGGACAAGATCCAGGCCGTGATCGACAACGTCGGCCAGGTCGTCCCGGGTCAGGGCAAAGACGTCCTGATCGGCGCGATCAAGGAGCTGGCGGGCTCGCGCGGCCTGGCCGGGCCGCTGGCGATCATCGGCCTGCTCGGCGCGCTGTGGTCGGCGTCCGGGTACGTGGGCGCGTTCATGCGGGCGTCGAACGCGATCTACGGCATGCCGGAAGGCCGGCCGGTGTGGAAGGTCGTCCCGATCCGGGTGCTGCTGACGATCGGGATCGTCGTGCTGCTGGCGCTGTGCGCGCTGGGCGTGGTGGCCACGGGGTCGGTGGCGCGCCGGCTGGGCGACCTGGTCGGGCTCGGCTCGACCGGGGTGCTGGTGTGGGAGATCGCGAAGTGGCCGGTGATCGCGCTGCTGGTCAGCGTGGCGTTCGCGCTGCTGTACTGGGTGGGCCCGAACGTGCGGCAGCCGGGCTTCAAGTGGCTGACCCCGGGCGGCCTGCTGGCGGTGCTGCTGTGGGTGCCGGCGTCGGCCGGGTTCGCGCTGTACGTCGCCAACTTCGGTTCGTACAACAAGACTTACGGTTCGCTGGCGGGCGTGATCGTGTTCCTTGTATGGTTGTGGATCTCGAACCTGGCCGTGCTGCTGGGCGCCGAGCTCGACGCCGAACTGGCCCGCGGCCGCAGCATCGAAGCGGGGCGCGAGGAAGACCAGGAGGAGCCCTTCCTGCCGCCGCGGGACACCAAGGCGATGGACGAGGACGAGGCCGCGGACGTCGCGCGCGAGACGGAACGGAGCTGA
- a CDS encoding SRPBCC family protein, whose translation MTEVSRVIDVPPDAVFDVLADGWLYAGWVVGSSHIRDVDPGWPAVGSRIHHSVGPWPVHIQDVTVVRAVEPGLSLSLEAHGWPLGAAAVGLTLVPHGEGATLVRMTEHIVRGIGKVLPAAVQALVVKPRNTESLARLADLATGKHARARDGHPRP comes from the coding sequence GTGACCGAGGTCAGCCGCGTGATCGACGTACCGCCCGATGCCGTGTTCGACGTCCTCGCCGACGGCTGGCTCTACGCCGGCTGGGTGGTCGGCAGCTCGCACATCCGCGACGTCGACCCCGGGTGGCCCGCGGTGGGCTCCCGGATCCACCACAGCGTGGGCCCGTGGCCGGTGCACATCCAGGACGTCACGGTGGTGCGGGCGGTCGAGCCGGGCCTGTCGCTGTCGCTGGAGGCGCACGGCTGGCCGCTCGGCGCGGCGGCGGTCGGGCTGACGCTCGTCCCGCACGGCGAGGGAGCGACGCTGGTCCGGATGACCGAGCACATCGTCCGCGGTATCGGGAAGGTGCTGCCGGCGGCGGTGCAGGCGCTCGTCGTCAAGCCGCGCAACACCGAGTCCCTGGCCCGTCTCGCGGACCTGGCCACCGGCAAGCACGCCCGCGCGCGGGACGGCCACCCGCGCCCGTAG
- a CDS encoding NAD(P)/FAD-dependent oxidoreductase yields the protein MSTEAFDAVVLGAGHNGLVAANVLADAGWSVLVLEATDHPGGSVRTAEVTEPGFRNDLFSAFYPLSAVSPVIKGLRLAEHGLRWRHAPDVLAHVLPDDRCVVLSRDLDRTAASVDEFAPGDGDAWRGLFEQWREIREPLLNALFTPFPPVRPALKLLRRTGTGDALRLARMLTLPARRFGDELFTGEGAKLLVAGNSAHSDLSVDNAGSAVFGWLLAMIGQDEGYPVPEGGAGELVAALVRRLESRGGQVHCGRPVREVIVGDGRALGVRDAAGDPVRARKAVLADIPAPVLYRELVGERWLPPRLVEDLGKFEWDSGTVKVDWALSGPIPWTNEAARGAGTIHLGTDLDGLAAFGGELARGRTPRRPFLLLGQMTTTDPTRSPAGTESAWAYTHVPRGTMENRSALERRAKRIEETIEANAPGFTGLIKARYLQGPVELAGRNPGLVGGAINAGTTAIHQQLFFRPVPGTGRADTPVDRLFLAGASAHPGGAVHGGPGANAARAALARAGRLGGGYAAVIRAAHRAIYS from the coding sequence GTGAGTACGGAAGCCTTCGACGCGGTGGTGCTCGGCGCCGGGCACAACGGGCTGGTGGCGGCGAACGTCCTGGCCGACGCCGGCTGGTCGGTCCTGGTGCTGGAGGCGACCGACCACCCGGGCGGCTCGGTCCGCACCGCCGAGGTCACCGAGCCGGGCTTCCGCAACGACCTCTTCAGCGCGTTCTACCCGCTCTCGGCGGTGTCACCGGTGATCAAGGGCCTGCGGCTGGCCGAGCACGGCCTGCGCTGGCGGCACGCCCCCGACGTCCTGGCGCACGTGCTGCCCGACGACCGGTGCGTCGTGCTTTCGCGCGACCTCGACCGCACGGCCGCCTCGGTCGACGAGTTCGCCCCGGGCGACGGCGACGCGTGGCGGGGCCTGTTCGAGCAGTGGCGGGAGATCCGCGAGCCGCTGCTGAACGCGCTGTTCACGCCGTTCCCGCCGGTGCGCCCGGCGCTGAAGCTGCTGCGCCGCACCGGGACCGGGGACGCGCTGCGCCTGGCGCGCATGCTGACGCTGCCGGCCCGCCGGTTCGGCGACGAGCTGTTCACCGGTGAGGGCGCGAAGCTGCTCGTGGCGGGGAACTCCGCGCACAGCGACCTTTCCGTCGACAACGCGGGCAGCGCGGTGTTCGGCTGGCTGCTCGCGATGATCGGGCAGGACGAGGGCTACCCGGTCCCCGAAGGCGGTGCGGGCGAACTGGTCGCGGCGCTGGTCCGGCGGCTGGAGTCCCGTGGCGGACAAGTCCACTGTGGACGTCCGGTGCGGGAGGTCATCGTCGGTGACGGGCGCGCGCTGGGCGTGCGCGACGCCGCCGGCGACCCGGTCCGGGCGCGTAAGGCCGTGCTCGCCGACATACCGGCGCCGGTGCTCTACCGCGAGCTGGTGGGCGAGCGGTGGCTGCCCCCGCGGCTGGTCGAGGACCTCGGCAAGTTCGAATGGGACAGCGGGACGGTCAAAGTGGACTGGGCGCTGTCGGGCCCGATCCCGTGGACGAACGAAGCCGCGCGCGGCGCGGGCACGATCCACCTCGGCACGGACCTCGACGGGCTCGCGGCGTTCGGCGGCGAGCTGGCCCGCGGCCGGACCCCGCGCCGCCCGTTCCTGCTGCTGGGCCAGATGACCACGACCGACCCGACGCGCTCGCCGGCGGGCACCGAGTCGGCGTGGGCGTACACGCACGTGCCGCGCGGCACGATGGAGAACCGCTCGGCGCTGGAGCGGCGGGCGAAGCGGATCGAAGAGACGATCGAAGCCAACGCCCCGGGGTTCACCGGGCTGATCAAGGCGCGGTACCTGCAGGGTCCGGTCGAGCTGGCGGGGCGCAACCCGGGGCTGGTCGGCGGCGCGATCAACGCCGGTACGACGGCGATCCACCAGCAGCTGTTCTTTCGGCCGGTGCCGGGCACGGGCCGGGCGGACACCCCCGTGGACCGGCTGTTCCTGGCGGGCGCGTCGGCCCACCCGGGCGGCGCGGTCCACGGCGGCCCGGGCGCCAACGCGGCCCGCGCGGCGCTGGCCCGCGCCGGCCGCCTCGGCGGCGGCTACGCGGCGGTGATCCGGGCCGCCCACCGAGCCATCTACAGCTGA
- a CDS encoding NAD-dependent epimerase/dehydratase family protein, giving the protein MRIVITGATGNVGTALLAALEPGHDVAGLARRLPDPAAEPYRSASWHALDIGGPGAEEELTTLFEGADAVVHLAWAISPRRGEPPMWRTNDDGTRHVLAAVAAAGVPHLVVASSVAAYGPAPRWEKVGEDHPCTGIARSAYSRGKAALESRLDRFEAQHPEVGVARLRPCAILQRRAAGDFARWLLDPVVPARLVGGRRLPVPLWHDLRAQAVHTDDVAEAIRLILGQGFTGPVNLAAPGVLDADELAAVLGGRRLPVPKPLASAAVLAAWAGGVLPVHPGWLELADRAALAGTTVAETVLGWQPRYDAASAIAELVAGLRSGAGAASPPLPPPRGSGVLARLRSLTRVGPSHQSQA; this is encoded by the coding sequence GTGCGGATCGTGATCACCGGAGCCACCGGGAACGTCGGAACGGCCTTGCTGGCCGCCCTCGAGCCCGGCCACGACGTGGCCGGGCTCGCGCGGCGCCTGCCCGACCCGGCGGCCGAGCCGTACCGCTCGGCGAGCTGGCACGCGCTCGACATCGGGGGCCCCGGTGCCGAGGAGGAGCTGACCACGCTGTTCGAGGGCGCGGACGCCGTCGTGCACCTGGCGTGGGCCATCTCGCCGCGGCGCGGCGAGCCGCCGATGTGGCGCACCAACGACGACGGCACCCGGCACGTGCTCGCCGCGGTGGCGGCCGCCGGGGTGCCGCACCTGGTCGTCGCGTCCTCGGTGGCCGCCTACGGGCCCGCGCCGCGCTGGGAGAAGGTCGGCGAGGACCACCCGTGCACGGGGATCGCCCGCAGCGCCTACAGCCGCGGCAAGGCCGCGCTCGAGTCGCGGCTGGACCGGTTCGAGGCGCAGCACCCGGAGGTCGGCGTGGCCCGGCTCCGGCCGTGCGCGATCCTGCAGCGGCGCGCGGCCGGCGATTTCGCCCGCTGGCTGCTCGACCCGGTGGTGCCCGCGCGGCTCGTCGGCGGACGGCGGCTGCCGGTTCCGCTGTGGCACGACCTGCGCGCCCAGGCCGTGCACACCGACGACGTCGCCGAGGCGATCCGGCTGATCCTCGGCCAGGGGTTCACCGGCCCGGTCAACCTGGCCGCGCCCGGGGTGCTCGACGCCGATGAGCTGGCCGCCGTCCTCGGTGGTCGCCGCCTCCCGGTGCCGAAGCCACTCGCCAGCGCCGCCGTCCTCGCGGCCTGGGCCGGCGGCGTGCTCCCGGTGCACCCCGGCTGGCTGGAGCTCGCCGACCGCGCCGCGCTAGCCGGTACCACGGTGGCGGAGACCGTCCTGGGCTGGCAACCTCGGTACGATGCCGCGTCCGCGATCGCCGAACTGGTCGCCGGGCTGCGCTCGGGTGCGGGGGCGGCGAGCCCGCCCCTGCCCCCGCCGCGCGGCTCCGGGGTACTGGCCCGGCTCCGCTCGCTCACCCGGGTCGGGCCGAGCCACCAGTCGCAAGCCTGA